A DNA window from Rossellomorea marisflavi contains the following coding sequences:
- a CDS encoding dihydrolipoamide acetyltransferase family protein, with the protein MEVKLHDIGEGMTEATINAFLVGVGEQVRADQPLVEVQTDKMTAEIPAPANGIIKGFSVKEGDTIRVGETVLIMGAGKESVAPKRTSSATAQSTRILASPYTRKLARDAGIPLEKVRGSGPAGRILDEDIQSHLLVEPLPKETPERTEADSIPFRGRRKQIASKMVRSVRTIPHCTHFEEIDVTELLAWKRDVTDVSMGAFFIKALSVCLKEFPIFNGRLDEEQECVHLQHAHHIGVAVDTEEGLIVPVIRHVEEKTLKGIQKELKALTNKALDHTLTAKEATGGTFTVSNVGPLGGSIGATPIINEPEVALVSFHKTKKRPMVNEADEIVIRSIMNVSMSFDHRVADGGTAVRFTNRLRDFIEKPGILLMEMI; encoded by the coding sequence ATGGAGGTCAAGCTGCATGATATAGGGGAAGGAATGACCGAAGCGACGATCAACGCCTTTTTGGTGGGGGTCGGTGAACAGGTGCGTGCGGATCAGCCGCTGGTGGAAGTTCAGACGGATAAGATGACAGCGGAAATCCCGGCACCTGCCAATGGGATCATCAAAGGGTTCAGTGTGAAGGAAGGAGATACGATACGTGTCGGTGAGACGGTATTGATCATGGGTGCCGGCAAGGAGTCGGTAGCGCCCAAACGTACATCCTCGGCCACGGCACAATCGACCAGGATCTTGGCATCTCCATACACTAGAAAGTTGGCGAGGGATGCAGGAATCCCCCTTGAAAAGGTACGGGGATCCGGTCCAGCGGGAAGGATCTTGGATGAAGATATCCAGTCTCACCTCCTGGTGGAACCACTTCCTAAGGAAACGCCTGAGCGGACTGAGGCAGACAGCATCCCTTTCAGGGGAAGGCGGAAGCAGATTGCTTCAAAGATGGTCCGGTCAGTCAGGACCATCCCTCACTGTACCCATTTTGAAGAGATTGATGTCACGGAACTCCTCGCGTGGAAAAGGGATGTGACGGACGTTTCCATGGGTGCATTCTTCATCAAAGCGCTGTCTGTCTGCCTGAAAGAATTCCCGATTTTCAACGGACGGCTGGATGAAGAACAGGAGTGCGTCCACCTTCAGCATGCCCACCATATAGGAGTAGCGGTCGATACGGAGGAAGGGTTGATCGTACCGGTGATCCGTCATGTGGAAGAGAAGACGCTGAAGGGCATCCAGAAAGAACTCAAGGCACTGACAAACAAAGCGCTGGATCATACGCTTACCGCCAAGGAGGCAACAGGGGGGACATTCACGGTGAGCAATGTCGGTCCGCTTGGAGGTTCGATCGGTGCGACGCCGATCATCAATGAACCGGAAGTGGCCCTCGTATCCTTCCATAAAACGAAGAAGAGGCCAATGGTCAATGAGGCGGATGAAATCGTGATCCGGTCCATAATGAATGTATCCATGTCCTTTGATCACCGGGTGGCAGATGGCGGAACAGCCGTAAGATTCACCAATCGACTGCGGGATTTCATTGAAAAACCGGGTATCCTGCTGATGGAGATGATTTAG
- a CDS encoding flavin reductase family protein, translating to MDIKPDQLPWQEAYKLVIGSILPRPIAFVSTVDEAGHANLAPFSFFTAISADPMLVCFSPMRRGTDGGKKDTLLNIEATKEFVINIVSETFVEQMNDCSKEFAPEVDEFEAVGLGKKPSVTIAPRLFQKAGSSWNASCRTSCISAIIQGQGAW from the coding sequence GTGGATATCAAGCCTGATCAGCTCCCTTGGCAGGAAGCATATAAACTGGTCATCGGCTCCATCCTCCCGAGACCGATTGCATTTGTTTCCACCGTGGATGAGGCGGGCCATGCGAACCTTGCCCCGTTCAGCTTTTTTACGGCCATCAGCGCCGATCCCATGCTGGTATGTTTTTCGCCGATGCGAAGAGGTACGGACGGTGGGAAGAAGGATACGCTGTTGAATATTGAAGCGACGAAGGAATTTGTGATTAATATAGTCAGTGAAACGTTTGTAGAGCAAATGAACGACTGTTCGAAGGAATTTGCCCCGGAAGTGGATGAGTTCGAGGCAGTCGGCCTAGGTAAGAAGCCATCGGTTACCATCGCTCCCCGGCTGTTTCAGAAAGCCGGGTCCAGTTGGAATGCATCCTGCAGGACGTCCTGCATTTCGGCGATCATCCAGGGGCAGGGAGCCTGGTGA
- the hppD gene encoding 4-hydroxyphenylpyruvate dioxygenase produces MEKMDKKSMKTEEIFPVRDVDYLEYFTGNAKQAAHFFCTAFGFKTVAYSGLETGNRDTVSYVLQQNKVRLVVTGSLHEGSRVAEFVRKHGDGIKDIALMVDDVEKAFKGAVERGAIEIMPPETLEDADGKLKKAVIGTYGDTIHTLIERKDYNGIFMPGYEKADSSRTERDAAIIAVDHVVGNVERMEEWVEYYEKVMGFKEMRHFSDEDITTEYSALMSKVMHNGGRIKFPINEPAEGKRKSQIQEYLEYYGGPGVQHIAVLTEDIVKTVGILKENGVEFLSTPDSYYDMLSERVGEIDEEISQIKALNILVDRDDEGYLLQIFTKPIVDRPTLFIEVIQRKGARGFGEGNFKALFESIEREQERRGNL; encoded by the coding sequence ATGGAAAAGATGGATAAGAAGTCAATGAAGACCGAAGAAATCTTCCCGGTAAGGGATGTCGATTATCTCGAATATTTCACAGGGAACGCCAAGCAGGCTGCCCATTTCTTTTGCACAGCGTTCGGATTCAAGACCGTCGCGTATTCCGGACTTGAAACAGGTAACCGTGATACCGTCTCCTATGTCCTTCAGCAGAATAAAGTTAGACTTGTTGTGACGGGGAGCCTTCACGAAGGAAGCCGTGTAGCGGAATTCGTCAGGAAGCATGGGGATGGGATCAAGGATATCGCCCTTATGGTGGATGATGTTGAAAAGGCTTTCAAAGGTGCGGTAGAGCGAGGGGCCATTGAAATCATGCCTCCAGAAACATTGGAAGATGCAGATGGGAAGCTGAAAAAAGCGGTGATTGGTACATACGGCGACACGATCCATACTTTGATTGAACGGAAGGATTATAACGGGATCTTCATGCCAGGGTATGAAAAAGCGGACTCTTCCAGAACAGAGCGTGATGCGGCCATCATCGCCGTCGACCACGTTGTCGGAAATGTCGAGCGCATGGAAGAGTGGGTGGAGTACTACGAGAAGGTGATGGGCTTCAAGGAGATGCGCCATTTCTCCGATGAGGATATCACGACAGAATACTCCGCCCTCATGTCCAAAGTGATGCACAACGGTGGCAGGATCAAGTTCCCGATCAACGAGCCTGCTGAAGGCAAGCGCAAATCCCAGATCCAGGAGTACCTTGAGTACTACGGCGGTCCAGGGGTACAGCATATCGCCGTTCTGACAGAGGACATCGTGAAGACCGTCGGCATCCTGAAGGAGAACGGTGTGGAATTCCTGAGCACCCCGGATTCCTATTACGATATGCTGTCTGAGCGTGTGGGAGAAATCGATGAGGAAATTTCTCAAATCAAGGCGTTGAACATTCTGGTGGATCGAGATGATGAAGGGTATCTCCTCCAGATCTTTACAAAGCCAATTGTTGATCGCCCGACTCTCTTCATTGAGGTCATCCAGCGCAAAGGGGCAAGGGGATTCGGAGAAGGGAACTTCAAAGCGTTGTTCGAATCGATAGAAAGAGAGCAGGAGCGACGCGGAAATCTTTAA
- the pdhA gene encoding pyruvate dehydrogenase (acetyl-transferring) E1 component subunit alpha has protein sequence MIEQFPIVQVLNPHGELSPDREKEVSEGVARTFLRHLIRIRTFDRKAVSLQRQGRIGTYAPFEGQEASQVGSAMALHEKDWLFPTYRDHGATMTFGHPLLQILLFWKGRNEGCVPPEGKNIFTPGIPIATQLPHAVGAAYAEKRKGSEAAAIAYFGDGATSEGDFHEGLNLASVWGAPVVFFNQNNRYAISVPIHKQMKTKTIAQKALAYDIPSVRIDGNDVFAVYFETKEALERARRGEGPTLIEAVTWRYGAHTTADDPTKYRDQGESDVKRREDPIDRLQRYMEQKGWCDEEWLESIRLECAKEVDAAVADLEQYPNPDPSLIFDHVFETPTWNVLQQKERLLSHLKGGSR, from the coding sequence ATGATCGAACAGTTTCCGATCGTTCAAGTGCTGAATCCGCATGGGGAGTTGAGCCCCGATAGAGAGAAAGAGGTGTCCGAAGGGGTGGCGAGGACGTTCCTGCGCCATCTCATCCGTATCCGGACGTTCGATCGCAAGGCAGTGAGTCTTCAACGGCAGGGGCGCATCGGGACCTATGCCCCTTTTGAGGGCCAGGAGGCGTCCCAGGTAGGGAGCGCCATGGCACTGCATGAAAAAGACTGGCTATTTCCAACGTACCGGGATCATGGGGCAACAATGACCTTTGGGCACCCGCTGCTTCAGATTCTGCTGTTTTGGAAAGGGCGGAACGAGGGTTGTGTCCCGCCTGAAGGAAAGAATATCTTTACCCCGGGCATTCCGATCGCGACCCAGCTCCCACATGCCGTGGGGGCGGCTTATGCCGAAAAGAGGAAAGGGTCGGAGGCTGCCGCCATCGCGTATTTCGGTGATGGAGCGACGTCCGAAGGAGATTTCCATGAGGGCCTTAACCTGGCGAGCGTATGGGGGGCCCCTGTTGTCTTCTTCAACCAGAACAACCGCTATGCGATTTCGGTGCCGATCCACAAGCAGATGAAGACGAAGACGATTGCCCAAAAGGCCCTTGCATATGACATCCCGAGCGTCAGGATCGACGGGAATGATGTGTTCGCCGTCTATTTTGAAACGAAGGAAGCATTGGAGCGGGCGAGGAGAGGGGAAGGACCTACGCTGATTGAAGCTGTGACGTGGAGATACGGTGCACATACGACGGCCGATGATCCAACGAAATACAGGGATCAGGGAGAGAGCGATGTGAAAAGAAGGGAAGATCCGATAGACAGGTTGCAGCGCTATATGGAGCAAAAAGGCTGGTGTGACGAAGAGTGGTTAGAGTCCATCAGGCTGGAGTGTGCCAAGGAGGTCGATGCGGCTGTCGCCGATCTGGAGCAGTATCCGAACCCGGACCCGTCCTTGATCTTTGATCATGTATTCGAAACACCGACTTGGAACGTCCTTCAGCAGAAAGAAAGACTGCTTTCACATCTGAAGGGGGGATCAAGATGA
- the hisC gene encoding histidinol-phosphate transaminase — protein sequence MVLKFKTREVLTKIDPYVLGKSTVELQKEHGLGSICKLSENENIHGCSPEVVSWLKEGNGELFLYPDGAATELRREVSEFLGVREGKLVFGNGSDEVIRLLSRAYISEGDEAIMADVTFPRYHTNVFLEGGRSVKVPLVNGVHDLAGMKSAITDRTKLIFICNPNNPTGTIVGTEELLSFISAVPPHVLLVLDEAYVEYVSDRNHLDTLPLLERFDNLVILRTFSKIYGLAGLRVGFGVMNEEVAGQLLKVKDVFNVNALAQGAAVTALHDQEFIGKCASLNEAGRSYLEGEFHRLGLAYFPSQANFIMVDTGKDGNVIAGELAKRGFLVRSGVLLGYPETIRVTIGADQDNRAFVKALEYVLGRNASGYQA from the coding sequence ATGGTGCTGAAGTTCAAGACGAGGGAAGTCCTTACAAAAATTGATCCGTATGTTCTTGGGAAATCGACTGTCGAGTTACAAAAAGAGCATGGTCTCGGGTCTATTTGCAAGCTATCGGAAAATGAAAATATCCACGGCTGCTCCCCGGAGGTCGTCAGCTGGTTGAAGGAAGGCAATGGGGAACTCTTCCTTTACCCGGACGGGGCGGCCACTGAACTTCGCAGGGAAGTGTCTGAATTCCTTGGGGTGCGCGAAGGGAAGCTTGTATTCGGGAATGGGTCGGATGAAGTGATCAGGCTTCTCTCCAGGGCCTACATCAGTGAAGGAGACGAAGCCATCATGGCGGATGTCACCTTCCCCCGCTATCATACGAATGTCTTCCTCGAAGGCGGGAGATCGGTGAAGGTCCCCCTGGTGAACGGGGTCCATGACCTGGCCGGGATGAAAAGCGCCATTACGGATCGGACGAAGCTCATCTTCATCTGCAATCCGAATAACCCAACAGGTACCATCGTCGGGACTGAGGAACTCCTGTCCTTCATTTCAGCCGTCCCCCCACACGTCCTCCTGGTTTTGGACGAAGCGTACGTGGAATACGTGTCAGACAGGAATCACCTCGACACGCTCCCGCTTTTGGAGCGCTTCGATAACCTGGTGATCCTGAGGACTTTTTCAAAGATCTACGGCTTGGCGGGACTCAGGGTCGGATTCGGGGTCATGAATGAGGAAGTAGCCGGACAGCTCCTTAAAGTGAAGGATGTCTTCAATGTGAATGCGCTGGCCCAGGGAGCAGCCGTCACGGCCCTCCATGACCAGGAGTTCATCGGGAAGTGTGCTTCGTTGAATGAAGCGGGCCGTTCCTATCTCGAAGGGGAGTTTCATAGACTTGGGCTCGCGTACTTCCCTTCCCAGGCGAATTTTATCATGGTGGATACGGGGAAGGACGGGAATGTCATTGCAGGTGAATTGGCGAAGAGAGGATTCCTTGTCAGGTCCGGGGTCCTTCTGGGCTATCCCGAGACCATCCGCGTGACGATCGGAGCCGATCAGGACAATCGGGCTTTCGTCAAGGCCCTTGAATATGTGCTGGGGAGGAATGCAAGTGGATATCAAGCCTGA
- a CDS encoding FAD-dependent oxidoreductase has translation MVEKRDLMVIGGGPGGYHAALRAAQLGQQVTLIEQGEIGGACLNEGCIPSKILTHFASEFRKQGHLQKMGMVMGETSIDLARLKSYREEKIQGLRAGVEGLLRSGGVEVMKGAASFLSENRIGIENGHQFSLFEFKQAIVAIGGKMEYPSRISMKSPFVLTEREALTMTEIPEELIVSGHDYVAIEIAAAYAALGSAVTLLMEGRLPFDQAIEREMKRLLKKQKVSVTTEVTILSVSDDGGVEVDYESPTGTRQVNGTHLVVCGKSGADLTCAGLDRLQLECEEGKIKVDGEGRTSIPGVWAIGDVTPGPGLAIKAIKEGKVAAEAIAGKTGEMDLEWLPAIVHMDPPVACAGWTEEEAKDRGYDVVCSEYPFRANGFAALKEETDGMIKIVSEKGTSLILGIHMIGPGAVELISTGVLGLEMAARAEDFTFPLYPHPSSNEALMEALEELTGHAVHLQRRKKKAVR, from the coding sequence ATGGTTGAAAAACGTGATCTGATGGTCATCGGTGGAGGACCTGGGGGCTATCATGCCGCGCTTCGTGCCGCCCAGCTGGGGCAACAGGTCACCTTGATCGAGCAGGGGGAGATCGGGGGAGCCTGCCTGAATGAAGGGTGCATCCCATCGAAGATCCTGACCCATTTTGCAAGCGAGTTCCGAAAGCAGGGGCATCTGCAGAAAATGGGCATGGTCATGGGGGAAACGTCCATCGATCTTGCCAGGCTGAAGTCCTATAGAGAAGAGAAGATCCAGGGCCTGCGGGCAGGGGTGGAAGGACTGCTTCGTTCAGGAGGAGTCGAGGTGATGAAAGGGGCCGCTTCATTTTTATCCGAGAACCGGATCGGGATTGAAAATGGTCATCAGTTCTCCCTTTTTGAATTCAAGCAGGCCATTGTCGCCATTGGTGGGAAGATGGAGTATCCGTCCCGTATCAGTATGAAATCCCCATTTGTCCTGACGGAGCGGGAGGCACTGACCATGACCGAGATACCGGAGGAATTGATTGTATCCGGTCATGACTATGTGGCCATTGAAATAGCTGCGGCATACGCGGCCCTTGGGAGCGCAGTCACCCTCCTGATGGAAGGGAGACTGCCATTTGATCAGGCCATTGAGCGTGAGATGAAGAGGCTTCTGAAAAAACAGAAGGTCTCTGTCACCACCGAAGTGACGATTCTGAGCGTTTCGGACGATGGAGGGGTGGAAGTGGATTATGAAAGTCCTACCGGGACCAGGCAGGTGAATGGGACTCATTTAGTCGTATGTGGGAAGTCGGGTGCAGACCTGACCTGTGCAGGACTGGACCGGCTACAGCTTGAGTGCGAGGAAGGTAAAATCAAGGTCGACGGGGAGGGACGCACGTCCATTCCCGGCGTGTGGGCCATAGGGGATGTGACCCCGGGACCGGGGCTTGCCATCAAAGCGATCAAGGAAGGAAAGGTGGCAGCGGAAGCCATTGCAGGGAAGACGGGGGAAATGGACCTGGAGTGGCTTCCTGCCATCGTCCATATGGATCCGCCGGTCGCCTGTGCGGGCTGGACTGAGGAAGAAGCGAAGGACCGTGGATATGACGTTGTCTGCAGTGAGTATCCTTTCAGAGCGAATGGCTTTGCAGCGCTGAAGGAAGAAACGGACGGCATGATTAAAATCGTATCGGAGAAAGGGACATCTCTGATCCTTGGCATCCATATGATCGGGCCGGGAGCTGTCGAACTGATTTCCACCGGAGTGCTCGGACTTGAAATGGCAGCAAGGGCGGAAGATTTCACCTTCCCGCTCTATCCGCATCCGAGCAGCAACGAAGCCCTGATGGAAGCCTTGGAGGAGCTCACCGGGCATGCTGTACATCTTCAGAGGAGGAAGAAGAAGGCAGTCCGATAA
- a CDS encoding homogentisate 1,2-dioxygenase produces the protein MFYRRMGTIPHKRHTMFKKDDGSLYREQVMGTKGFSGTQSILYHHHLPTAVSEASYGGSYLPEFEEEGALRHRHFFTESIEKKGDALNAREYLLGNSDLLIGTAAVTDAMSDFYRNGDGDEMLFIHYGAGKVETMFGTLSYGKGDYIIIPIGTIHRIIPEEETKILVVESFSQITTPRRYRNEYGQLLEHSPFCERDLSGPEVLESRDEKGEYRVLTKSRGSIHVHVLDHHPLDVVGWDGYLYPWKFNIEDFEPITGRVHQPPPVHQTFEGHNFVVCSFVPRLYDYHPEAIPAPYNHSNVNSDELLYYVEGNFMSRKGIKRGSITLHPSGIPHGPHPGTTEASIGKKETLELAVMIDTFRPLKIVKKAKDVEDPAYMYTWV, from the coding sequence ATGTTTTATCGCCGGATGGGGACGATCCCCCACAAGCGTCATACGATGTTCAAAAAAGATGATGGAAGTCTTTACCGGGAACAGGTGATGGGGACGAAGGGGTTCTCCGGGACCCAATCGATCCTTTATCACCACCATCTCCCGACTGCAGTCTCGGAAGCATCTTACGGAGGCAGCTACCTGCCTGAGTTCGAAGAGGAGGGGGCCCTTCGCCACCGCCACTTTTTCACGGAGTCAATCGAGAAGAAGGGAGATGCCCTGAACGCAAGGGAATACCTTCTTGGGAATAGCGACCTTCTCATCGGGACCGCAGCGGTTACTGATGCCATGAGTGACTTCTACCGTAACGGTGATGGAGATGAGATGCTGTTCATCCATTATGGAGCAGGGAAAGTGGAGACGATGTTCGGTACACTTTCTTACGGGAAAGGCGATTACATCATCATCCCGATCGGCACCATCCACCGGATCATACCCGAGGAAGAGACGAAGATCCTCGTGGTCGAATCGTTCAGTCAGATCACCACTCCGCGCAGGTATCGGAATGAATATGGCCAACTCCTCGAACACAGTCCATTCTGTGAACGGGATCTATCTGGACCGGAAGTACTTGAATCCCGGGATGAAAAAGGAGAATACCGCGTCCTGACGAAATCCCGCGGATCGATCCATGTTCATGTCCTGGATCATCATCCCCTTGATGTCGTAGGATGGGACGGCTATCTCTATCCTTGGAAGTTCAACATTGAAGACTTCGAGCCGATCACGGGCAGGGTCCATCAGCCCCCGCCTGTGCATCAGACCTTCGAGGGGCATAACTTCGTCGTCTGCTCCTTCGTTCCGAGGCTTTATGATTACCACCCGGAAGCCATACCGGCTCCTTATAACCACAGCAATGTCAACAGCGACGAACTCCTTTACTATGTAGAGGGGAATTTCATGAGCCGCAAGGGCATCAAGAGGGGATCGATCACCCTCCATCCAAGCGGGATTCCCCACGGGCCGCATCCGGGAACGACTGAAGCGAGCATCGGGAAAAAAGAAACACTGGAACTCGCCGTCATGATCGATACGTTCCGCCCCCTCAAAATCGTGAAGAAGGCAAAGGATGTCGAAGATCCAGCATATATGTATACATGGGTATAA